A stretch of DNA from Ruminococcus albus 7 = DSM 20455:
ACCGTACTATGAGAACTTATTATCTATTCTATTATACCACAATTTGCACAATTAGTCAATTGTCATACAGCGAAAAAAATATAGTTTCACACCGAGCTGATTGATTCATAAGTATCTGAAACAAGCTATAGATCATAGATATTAGATTATTCCATTCATCGCTACATCAACTATTTTCTGTAGAAAAAACGATAATTTTCTGTCGCGTTATGATAATTTTCTTGCATGGAAAAGTTCATCTATTTTTCTGAGGTGGCATATGCTTGGTTTACGATGAGCCGCGAGGTTGAAGTAAAAGGAATCAAAATGGTAGCAACAGTCCCTGAAGATTTACAGATTTCTGTTGGTAAGATTACTGCTACCAAGAACCTTAATGACACAGATAGCTTTTTGGCTGATTTAAGCAGCGGAAAGGCGATTGCTCCAACGGAAAATATCATGTGGTCGAACACTGTAAATTTAAGCCAGTATTATGAATTTGGTCGCTTAATTCCTGCTTCATCCTCTAAAGGAACGAATATATTCTTTACTCCCGATGCAACAGAAGAAGGTAAAAATGTTGCAAGAAATGCAAAATATATACAAGCAGCAACAGGATTGACGCCTACAACTAGCACTTCTAGTATGATGGCAACACTTCATGCTAGAACGGGTGCCGCTGATGCATGGGCGGCTCCAACTGGAACGGGTTATACTCAAGCTGTAAACTACATGGATACGCAGGATGATGGATATTATGTTGATATTCCCGTATGGATTAGAACTTCCACCACTGAAAATGTTGATCTTAAAGTTGAGGGCTTTGTAATTCCTAAGGATGCAACTAATAAAGGTTTAAAGGATGCAACAGCGGCTGAACTGTATAAGGCTACCCGTGTAGCCATCTTACCTGCTGCTGGCGATACAACTAATGCCGAAAAAGGTACTAAAGGTGTAATTGACCTTAAGGATGGTGCTGCTACTGATACACCTGGTTGGAGTAGTGTTACCTCAATAATTGACTATTATGGCACCAGTGCAATGCACGGGATAGCTAATGGTGCAGTTAAAGCTGCAGTAGACGCAAATGGTACAGAGAATCACGTTGAGGGTGGTTCAGAAACCAATGCTGATAATTGGTCATTAATTTACGAAGCTGCTACTGTATATAATGGAACAGCGAGCATTGCAACAATTGCAGGTGCGACAGCTGGTGCAGAGTATGGAACAGCAACACAGCTTTGGATTCGTGTATGGCTTGAAGGCGAAGATCCCGAGTGTTGGAACAAGAATGCTGGGCAGGATTGGAATATATCGCTTAAGTTCTCAAAGATTGAACCTGCCGCACCATCTGATCCGTAACAACCACACTAAACAAAACATGGATATTTGTGTCCCCCCTCCTCGCAGAGGGGGGATTTTTTTAACTATACACATCATCGCGATGCAACACTATACTGTAATCGGCAAAAAAGATGAACCATTAAACATAAAAATATTCTCATAATAACGCTGTCACAAAGCCGTGCTATACTTATTCTGAAAGGAGTTGATAGCATGGCTGAAATAACTATAATACAGCCAAGAGAACAGCCCCGCAGAAAACTTCGCTGCGGGGCATATTGCAGGGTATCGACGGGGCGAGAGGAACAGCAGCACTCATATGAGGCGCAGCGGCTGTGGTTCATGACGCTGCTCGGTGGCTCGCAGACAGAGGAGCTTGTGGACATCTATGCGGACATAGGGATAAGCGGAACGACCACCGACCGCCCTGAGTTCATGCGTATGCTTAACGATTGCAGGCATGGGTGCATTGACCGCATACTCACCAAGTCGATCAGCCGCTTCGCCCGCAACACCCGTGATTGTCTTGCAATACTGCGTGAGCTTCGGGAACTGGGCGTGACGGTTTTCTTCGAGAAAGAGAACATCGACACTGCGAGAACTGCCGACGAAATGATGATAGCGATTATGGGCGGTCTTGCACAGGAAGAATCGCAGTCCATTTCGAGGAACATTCGCTGGAGCCTGCACCGCAAAATGGCGGCAGGGACGCTCGGCGTGGCGCGTGTACCTTACGGTTATGACAAGGTGAACGGCAGACTTGTGATAAATGATGAACAGGCGGCGGTCGTCCGGCGCATTTTTTCGCTGTATCTCGGCGGAATGGGTGCAAGACGAATCGCCGCTCTTTTCAATTCCGAGGGTCTGCCTGCACCCGAATCCACCGCATGGAACAATATCACTGTCTACAAAATGCTCGCACAGGAGATGTATCTCGGTGATATTCGCTGGCAGAAAACAGTGTCCGTGTTTATGGGGACAAGCCACCCGAACACGGGGCAAGCTAACAGCTTCTATGTCAGTGGAAGTCATGAGCCGATAATTGACCGAGAGACTTTTGAATCGGCGCAGGCTTTGCGGTTAAAAAGCGTTCGTCCCGCCGAAAAGACCAATAACAGCCCGTTTCGTCAAAAGGTTGTCTGCGGAATTTGTGGGAGGTCGTACTACTTGATTGGTGCGGCTCGCCCTTACTGGCAATGCACGAGGCGATTTGATCTTGTCAAGCCCTGCACGAACGATATTCTGCATGATGAAACGCTTTCCGACTTGTGGCGAGTGATATGGACAAAGTTCACCAACCATGCCGATGATGTTCTCCTGCCGCTTATTGGGCAGCTTGAAAGGATCGCTGAAAAGGTCTCTGAAAATGCAGAAAGCGGTCGCCTTGACGAAATAATGCAACAGAAAATGACCCTTCGCAAAATGTGTGCGGAGGGTCTTATTTCTTATGGGGAAGTCATAACCTCCGAGACCGAGCTTAACGCCGAGTATTCCTCCTTGATTGAGAATTGCAGAAAACAAAAGGAGCATAATTCACTTTTGATAAATGAGGTAAAAACGCTCTACAAAGCGGTTTCCGCTGCTCATAGTGATTGTTGTGCCGATATTCTCAAATCTATCCGATTTGCCCACGATACCGCTGATTTTGAGCTTGTGAGCGGCATACATATCATTATGAGCATCCCGAAGCATAAAAAACGAATAATTACATCACATAATCCTATAAATGCGATTCGCTCACTTGCCTTGTGCGGAGGCTGCGGAGGAAGGCTTTCACGGCGCAAGGTCGAGGGTGTATATCTCTGGAAATGCTCAAACCGCCGTTGTTCTTATTGGAGGTCAAAGCATACGGACGAAGATATGATAGGCAACACAACTGACGTTTTTTCAAAGGTATACGCTGACCCACGCTTAGTAAGTCTTAAATGTTCCATGACGGAATATCGTCCAACGGAAAGTGTTCTCACAATGCTGGAAAGCCTTGAAAAGCTGATAGCTTTGGGAGAAAACGCTGAAATGCTTATCAAAGCGGCGGTTCATCTTGCAGAGGAAAAAATCGGCTGCATTGAGTACAACGTGAAAACCGAGCAGACCGCGCATATAGAGGACGCTATCAAGAATTGTGTGGAGCTGCCGGAGTTTCTAATACAAGCGGTCAGGCACATCTATGTCACGCCCGACAGAGTGCGTGTTAAGTTCATCAACGGAAAGACGGTCAAAAGTGAAAGGAGCACCAACCATGAGTAATATAAAGACAGCGGCAAACGTGACACTTATCCCTGCAAAGGAGCAGGCAAACAGCGTATTTACAGGCAAAAAGCTGAAAGTGGCGGCTTATTGCAGGGTCAGCACAGACGAAACCGAGCAGATGAACAGCTTCGGAGTACAGATCGCGTACTACACCGACTACATCGGCAGCCGACCCGACTGGCAGATGATCGGCATTTTTGCGGACGAGGGCATCAGCGGCACGCAGACCGAGAACCGCACACAGTTCAACCGCATGATCGAGCTGTGCCGCAAGGGGCGCATCGACCTGATACTCTGCAAGTCGATCAGCCGTTTTGCGCGGAATACCGTCGATTGCCTTGATTTCGTGCGTGAGCTGAAAAGGCTGAATGTGGCGGTACAGTTTGAAAAGGAGAACATCAACACGCTGTCGGTCAGTTCGGAGTTTGCGATAACGCTGTACGCAAGCTTCGCGCAGGCGGAAAGCGAGAGCATCAGCCGCAACATAACATGGGGTATCGAAAAGTCGTTCAAGGAAGGCAACGTGCGGTATCAGATGAGATACACGCTGGGGTATCGGCTGGTGGACGGCGTTCCGCAGATAATCGAGGACGAAGCCGTGATCGTGAGGGAGATTTTCAGCCTTTTTGCGGGCGGTATGAGTCTGCGAAAGATAGCAGAAAGACTAACCTCTGAGGGTGCAGCCCGCAGAAATGGCAGCACCGTCTGGAACCGCGACCATGTGAACTCTATCCTCAAAAACGAAAAATATGTGGGAGACGCCATTTTGCAGAAGTACTATACGGTCGATTGCCTGACCCACACCTGTGCGAAGAACAACGGTCAGAAGCCAAAGTATCTGGTGCAGAACTGTCACGCCCCGATCATCGACCGCGAAACTTGGGACAGGGTGCAGCTGGAGTTGTCCCGTCGCAGTGCTATGACGAAAGGCAACGCTCGCGGGGGACGTTACCGCACTGAATACGCCCTGAGCGAGCTGCTCGTCTGCGGCAGCTGCGGCTGCAATTACAAGCGTGTGCTGTGGAAAAGTGGCACCGGCAAGCGTGCCGTGTGGCGCTGCAAAAGCACTCTTGACGGTGGTAAGGCGAGGTGCGATTCGCCCAGCCTGCACGAGGAAGCACTGCACAGCGCGATAGTGAGGGCGATAAACGAGCAGATACTTGACAGTAGCGGCTTTGATAGACAGTCTGCTCTTTCCGCAGATACCCTTGAATCCGAAAACGCCGACCTTGAACGCAGGATAGCTTCGGTCAGTGCTCGCCTTGGAGAAATAGAAGTTGAGCGTAACCGCCTGCTTGCGGATATTTCTGCTATTCCTGCCGACGTTCTTGGTAGCAAGTTAAAGCTCCTGCACACGGAGGAACAGGAGCTGAAATCCAAACTTGATGAACTGAACAGCAAGCGCGATTCGGGGCGGCATGATCTGTACCGTATCAAGGCGGCGAGGAATCTGACGCATGGTATTGAAGCGCTCGGGGAGTTTGATAATGATCTGGTCAGACAGGTTGTTGAGGAGATCACTGTTAAGAGCGCTGATAAGGTCGTTGTGAAGTTTTGTGGTGGCGAGAAGGTAACAGTTAAGGTTTAATATTTTATCATCTTTGCGGTCATCTCTTTTTCAAAAGTGGAATATGCTTGGTTTACGATGAGCAAGGAAGTTGAAGTTACAGGAATTAAGATGACAGCTTCAGTTCCTGAGAATATTCAAGTTTCACTTGGTGCTGGTACAAATGGTACAGCAGGTTTAACAGGCGCTTCGTTTGTGGAAGCAAACGATGGTTCAACTCGTACACTTACTGTCACAACTCCTAGTGTAGCAGACGGAACAACAGATTGGACTAATACTGTTGCAATATCCGATTACTATACTTTTGGTCGTTTGACTCCTGCTACATCAAAAGATGGCAATGATATATTCTTTACTTCTGATGCTACTAGAGCTGGTCGTGCGCTGTTACAAGACACTTATGATGCAAATCAAAAAGCACTTACTGGTAAGAGTTATGCGGCATTCGTTCAAGCAGATACAGCTGCAACAAGTAAATATCAGGCATGGACAGAGCCTAATGATGTAACTGGTGCTTCAATGACCACAACCACAAAGGGTGCTACTACTAATGTGACTATTGCGGATATTGATAAGACTGGTGGAGGTTACTATGTTGACATTCCTGTATGGTTTAGAACATCTATTACGGGTGCGGAAAATGAGAATGTTCAGCTTGCTGTAATCGCAACAATTACTCCTAAAAAGACAGGTGCTACTGCTGATGCAGTAACTACGCCTGATTTGTATCTTGCTGCTCGATGTGCATTGATTCCTAGTGGTGGAAGTGCAGTTGGAGCAATTATGGATAGCACAACAAAGTATTACCATACTGAAGAGGGCGCTGTAGATAGTGTTAATGGTTATGCTCCAGCATCTGCGTATACAGTAAATGCTGCAACCGATAATTCGACTGCTCCTACATGGGTTCAGGTAGATCCTGTTACACAAGCCACAACTGCGGCTATAAATGATGGAATTGCTGGTGATGGTGAGGCGGTAGTCCTTGTGCCTAAGTCTACATCAACAAGTGGCGAATATGGCTCTGCTGCCGCTTATACTTTACGTGTTTGGCTTGAAGGCGAAGATGTTAACTGCTGGGATGAAACTGCCGCTCAGGACTTCCAGATTGATCTTAGATTCATAAGAAAGAGCTAATCTTTATAGTATATGAACTCATAAATTATGCAATATAGCCCCTCTCTCCAAATTCGGAGAGAGGGGCTTATGGTATGCTTTATGGTTTTATATACAACTATTAGCTTTCGATCTTTGCAAACTTCAGAGCAATTGCCCAATCCTGTCCAGCATTATCATTCCAGCATTCAAAGTCTTCACCATCAAGCCAAACTCTTATGATGAGCTTCTTAGCAGCACCATACTGTCCATTAGTTGTACTACCTGCAACAGTTGCTACATTAGACCAGGCAGAAGCAGCAGAAGTAGGTGTTATGCAAGTGTAGTCAGTATAAGTACCAGCATAAGTATCAACCACTCCATCACCATCGGGATCAGTTGCTGTTGTAGCTGCTGCACTTACGCCAGCATACATCTGCCCCTCAGCACCCTTGGCATACTTTGGCTGATTTGCAGCAGTAAGTGCTGACGGAAGAGTTCTGCCAGTAGTAGCAAGGTTAGCAGAGTCGACAACAGATGTAAGAGTATTAGCCCACGGATTTGCAACGCCTGTAATAGCTGAAAATGTTCCATCTGTAACATTAGCTGATGTATCCCATGCATCTTTCAAAGGAATTATATTATTAGTGTTTGCAACTGCTGCATCACCTGCGGTACAAGCAACAGCACCAGTAGAAGCATTTTCAGAAACTGTCTCACCATCAAGGATTGCAACCCTAATTGCTCTGTACAGTTCAAGATCTGTTTCCTTGTTTGATGCGCCTTCGCCAGTATTTAAACTTCCAGGTAAAACATAGCCATCAACAGAAAGATTTATAGCTTCATTAGAAGAGGTTCTAAGCCATATAGGAATGTCAACATAATAACCATCATCTTTTGTTTTATTCCAAGTATCTGCCTGAGCATAAGCACCTGTACCTACAACGTTCCAGTTATCAGCTGTTGAAGTCTTAGCATGCAGCGTAGTTTTGTAAGTTGTTCCAGTGCCAGCGTCCGCAACAGGTGTGAGTTTATCTGTCGCTTGATAATAAGAAGCATTACCCTTAACTGTTTTACCAACACCATTTGCATCAGGCGTAAAGAATATCTCTCTGCCGTCATATGAAGATGCAGGTATCAATCTACCAAACTGGTAATAAGCACTTATATCTGCACTATTTGACCAATCCCACGATTTTTCAGGAGCAGAAGCACCGCCATTGTCAGCAGCACCAGCCGATGCAGAATACAGAACACCAGTACTAGCTCCAAGAGAAACACCATTCTCATCAACTTCAGCAGAATTGGGTGTATCGACATCTGCTAATCTTCCTAACGAAATCTGCAGGTCTTCTGGTACGGTTGCAGTCATCTTAATACCTGTGACTTCAACTTCCCTGCTCATGGTAAACCAGGCATATATCGCTTTAACGGTATAGATACATAGCCTTAAAACCGCCTAATATCGTCATTTTTCACACTTTATTTGAACGTTCAAAAAAGTGTGTTTTCGTAGATGACCGAGCCTATTTTGTACCGACTTTCATTTTCAATATCTAAAATTGATATTTCGTATATCAATCATTCATAGCTGTGATATTGAACGCAAAAAATAATAATATAATAATTTTAACCTCGCATTTCTTATTCATCGTGACAAAATATCGGTGCATTATTTATCCATAGTGAACTTGTAATTTGTTTCGATAAAAGCACAAAGCAATCTCCCCTTGTATCATTGAGAAATAATACAAGGGGAGAAATTATCTCTGTGAAATTTTGAAAGTTTACTTTGTGACCGTTTCTATCGTGCAAGTATGAACCTTAGTCTTTTCATCATAGTTGATGCCGACAAGTATGATCTTACCTTTACGGTTCTTTAGGATAGTCGGATATTCACGGTCTTTGATCTGCTGAATGGCTGCCGTGTCAGACTTGTTCCATTTCAGCTCGATAACAAG
This window harbors:
- a CDS encoding recombinase family protein, which codes for MAEITIIQPREQPRRKLRCGAYCRVSTGREEQQHSYEAQRLWFMTLLGGSQTEELVDIYADIGISGTTTDRPEFMRMLNDCRHGCIDRILTKSISRFARNTRDCLAILRELRELGVTVFFEKENIDTARTADEMMIAIMGGLAQEESQSISRNIRWSLHRKMAAGTLGVARVPYGYDKVNGRLVINDEQAAVVRRIFSLYLGGMGARRIAALFNSEGLPAPESTAWNNITVYKMLAQEMYLGDIRWQKTVSVFMGTSHPNTGQANSFYVSGSHEPIIDRETFESAQALRLKSVRPAEKTNNSPFRQKVVCGICGRSYYLIGAARPYWQCTRRFDLVKPCTNDILHDETLSDLWRVIWTKFTNHADDVLLPLIGQLERIAEKVSENAESGRLDEIMQQKMTLRKMCAEGLISYGEVITSETELNAEYSSLIENCRKQKEHNSLLINEVKTLYKAVSAAHSDCCADILKSIRFAHDTADFELVSGIHIIMSIPKHKKRIITSHNPINAIRSLALCGGCGGRLSRRKVEGVYLWKCSNRRCSYWRSKHTDEDMIGNTTDVFSKVYADPRLVSLKCSMTEYRPTESVLTMLESLEKLIALGENAEMLIKAAVHLAEEKIGCIEYNVKTEQTAHIEDAIKNCVELPEFLIQAVRHIYVTPDRVRVKFINGKTVKSERSTNHE
- a CDS encoding recombinase family protein, producing the protein MSNIKTAANVTLIPAKEQANSVFTGKKLKVAAYCRVSTDETEQMNSFGVQIAYYTDYIGSRPDWQMIGIFADEGISGTQTENRTQFNRMIELCRKGRIDLILCKSISRFARNTVDCLDFVRELKRLNVAVQFEKENINTLSVSSEFAITLYASFAQAESESISRNITWGIEKSFKEGNVRYQMRYTLGYRLVDGVPQIIEDEAVIVREIFSLFAGGMSLRKIAERLTSEGAARRNGSTVWNRDHVNSILKNEKYVGDAILQKYYTVDCLTHTCAKNNGQKPKYLVQNCHAPIIDRETWDRVQLELSRRSAMTKGNARGGRYRTEYALSELLVCGSCGCNYKRVLWKSGTGKRAVWRCKSTLDGGKARCDSPSLHEEALHSAIVRAINEQILDSSGFDRQSALSADTLESENADLERRIASVSARLGEIEVERNRLLADISAIPADVLGSKLKLLHTEEQELKSKLDELNSKRDSGRHDLYRIKAARNLTHGIEALGEFDNDLVRQVVEEITVKSADKVVVKFCGGEKVTVKV